Proteins from a genomic interval of Gordonia sp. SL306:
- a CDS encoding Lrp/AsnC ligand binding domain-containing protein, with translation MGVVQAYILIQTEVGRAALAAATIAEISGVASSEEVSGPYDVIVRVDAADATHLTDDVVPQIQKVDGITRTLTCPVVQSTH, from the coding sequence ATGGGCGTGGTTCAGGCATACATACTGATCCAGACCGAGGTCGGACGGGCCGCGCTTGCCGCGGCGACGATTGCGGAGATCTCCGGCGTCGCCTCGTCCGAGGAGGTCAGCGGTCCGTACGACGTCATCGTCCGAGTCGACGCGGCCGACGCCACGCACCTCACCGACGACGTCGTGCCGCAGATCCAGAAGGTCGACGGCATCACCCGCACCCTGACCTGCCCGGTGGTGCAGAGCACGCACTGA
- a CDS encoding DUF3515 domain-containing protein, with product MDVTEESKPDGAPDEVEGTAADNVETRYGTGPRLSPALIATLVAVPVMVIIGFITFAALRPDDTTPIESYATGESAPADCGKLIAALPQTFDGFGDKQVDGTTVRWPADGDGDAVTLRCGISRPSELSPTSNLQVINPVQWFITDTVEGSGQAYVCVDHRPYVAMWIPANAGNGPITDVSAVIERTLPRGPLDFG from the coding sequence TTGGACGTGACCGAGGAGAGCAAGCCCGACGGTGCACCCGACGAGGTGGAGGGCACGGCGGCCGACAACGTCGAAACTCGTTACGGCACCGGTCCGCGCCTGAGCCCGGCGTTGATCGCGACGCTGGTCGCCGTCCCGGTCATGGTCATCATCGGTTTCATCACGTTCGCCGCGCTGCGCCCCGACGACACCACGCCCATCGAGTCCTATGCGACCGGGGAATCGGCCCCGGCCGACTGCGGGAAGCTGATCGCGGCGTTGCCGCAGACGTTCGACGGGTTCGGCGACAAACAGGTCGACGGCACCACCGTGAGATGGCCTGCCGACGGTGACGGGGATGCGGTGACCTTGCGGTGCGGCATATCCCGGCCGTCCGAGCTGTCCCCGACGAGCAACCTGCAGGTGATCAATCCGGTGCAGTGGTTCATCACCGACACCGTCGAGGGCTCGGGTCAGGCCTACGTCTGCGTCGATCATCGTCCCTACGTGGCGATGTGGATACCGGCCAATGCCGGGAACGGACCGATCACAGATGTATCCGCGGTGATCGAACGTACCCTGCCGCGCGGCCCGCTCGACTTCGGCTGA
- a CDS encoding NAD(P)H-dependent glycerol-3-phosphate dehydrogenase encodes MRAVVMGAGSWGTATAKVLVDAGTDTTIWARRPELADRINSDHTNVDYLPGITLPDQLFATSSIPDALAGADVVVCAVPSQSLRANLTEWLPHVTPETTYVSLAKGVETSTLLRMSEVIAEVSGVPAGQVAVLSGPNLAREVAEGQPAATVIACTDERRARDLQHSFNTGYFRPYTNTDVVGCEIGGAVKNVIALACGMASGVGFGQNTLATIITRGLAETIRLGVAVGAQIETLAGLAGIGDLVATCSSPLSRNRTFGARLGEGLSLTEAQEATHGQVAEGVKSCTSVRALADKFDVEMPLTDAVHQVCHSGLSVADAISSLLGRSTKPEIYD; translated from the coding sequence GTGCGTGCGGTGGTGATGGGTGCCGGGTCGTGGGGGACGGCCACGGCGAAGGTGCTGGTCGATGCGGGTACGGACACGACCATCTGGGCCCGGCGCCCGGAACTGGCCGATCGGATCAACAGCGATCACACGAATGTCGACTATCTCCCGGGCATCACGTTGCCCGACCAGCTGTTCGCGACGAGTTCGATTCCCGACGCCCTGGCGGGCGCCGATGTGGTGGTGTGCGCGGTGCCGTCCCAGTCGCTGCGCGCGAACCTGACCGAATGGCTGCCGCATGTGACACCGGAGACCACCTACGTCTCGCTCGCCAAGGGGGTCGAGACGAGCACCCTGCTCCGGATGAGCGAGGTGATCGCCGAGGTCTCCGGCGTTCCGGCCGGACAGGTGGCGGTGTTGTCGGGGCCCAATCTGGCACGCGAGGTGGCCGAGGGCCAGCCTGCGGCCACGGTGATCGCGTGCACCGACGAGCGACGCGCACGAGACCTGCAGCATTCTTTCAACACCGGATACTTCCGGCCCTACACGAACACCGATGTGGTCGGCTGCGAGATCGGCGGGGCGGTGAAGAACGTCATCGCGCTCGCCTGCGGGATGGCCAGCGGAGTGGGATTCGGACAGAACACCCTGGCGACGATCATCACCCGCGGCCTCGCGGAGACCATCCGCCTGGGGGTCGCCGTCGGTGCGCAGATCGAGACGCTCGCCGGCCTGGCGGGGATCGGCGATCTGGTCGCCACGTGTTCGTCCCCGTTGTCACGCAACCGGACGTTCGGCGCCCGGCTCGGTGAGGGTCTGTCACTCACCGAAGCGCAGGAGGCGACCCACGGCCAGGTGGCCGAGGGCGTCAAGTCGTGCACCTCGGTGCGCGCCCTGGCCGACAAGTTCGACGTCGAGATGCCACTGACCGATGCGGTCCACCAGGTCTGTCACAGTGGGCTGTCGGTCGCCGACGCGATCAGCTCCCTGCTCGGCCGCAGCACCAAACCCGAGATCTACGACTGA
- the cofC gene encoding 2-phospho-L-lactate guanylyltransferase, which yields MDTPSHPNPGGRGLGDVVAVMAVKRLEQAKTRLAASREPGHGPLHHALVLAMMADTVEAVEAAGIGRVIVISPDDAVLAAAGAAGAVGVREPSDSGSSGVTRLNLAFAHATTVARDRWPTAARVMFVQADLPAAGAGSLREVIAAAAAHPHAVLTDRDGSGTTILLRDTSVAGPPHFGPDSAAAHRKSGAVEIDPQHERWPDLRTDVDTAEDLEVARSLGLGPHTLAALEDREFSADDTVPIGNGN from the coding sequence ATGGACACGCCATCGCATCCGAATCCGGGCGGTCGCGGCCTGGGTGATGTCGTCGCGGTGATGGCGGTCAAGCGCCTCGAACAGGCCAAGACACGTCTTGCCGCGAGCCGGGAGCCCGGTCACGGTCCCCTGCACCATGCTCTCGTGCTGGCGATGATGGCCGACACCGTCGAGGCCGTCGAGGCCGCGGGAATCGGGCGCGTCATCGTGATCAGCCCCGACGATGCCGTGCTGGCCGCAGCGGGCGCCGCGGGTGCCGTCGGTGTCCGCGAACCGTCCGACTCCGGGTCGAGCGGGGTGACGCGACTGAATCTCGCGTTCGCGCATGCCACGACGGTGGCGCGTGATCGATGGCCGACCGCCGCGCGGGTGATGTTCGTCCAGGCCGATCTGCCCGCAGCCGGTGCCGGGAGCCTCCGGGAGGTGATCGCCGCCGCCGCAGCCCACCCGCACGCCGTGCTCACCGATCGCGACGGCAGTGGCACCACCATCCTCCTGCGCGACACGTCCGTCGCCGGCCCACCCCATTTCGGTCCGGATTCTGCTGCGGCACACCGCAAGTCAGGTGCTGTCGAGATCGACCCACAGCACGAGCGGTGGCCCGACCTGCGCACCGACGTCGACACCGCCGAGGATCTCGAGGTCGCACGATCCCTCGGTCTGGGCCCGCACACCCTGGCGGCGCTCGAGGACCGGGAGTTCTCCGCCGACGACACTGTCCCGATCGGTAACGGCAACTGA